The genomic window TTTGGGAGTTGCAATACCTACACGCATTTGCCTGTTCGAACAGTAAGCTCCATTCATTTCTGTCAAAGCCCTTGACCTCTCATTTTCATCACCGAACCTCACAAAACCATAACCTTTGGACCGGCCGGTGTTGGAATCAATCACAACTTTGGCGCTTTTGACAGAAGGATATCTATCAGAAAAGGTCTCATGCAATAAAACGTCAGTGACATCTGGAGACAAGTCTCCCACAAAAACAGATAGGTCTGGACCATTTTCCACTGCTCTTTTTTCACCAGTACTAAAAGATGCCCAGTTTATACGGAAGGGTTGGTCCGAGTTTGGCATCACTGAACCACTATAGTTCTGAAGAACTTCTTCAGCTGCAGCACGTGAAAGAAACTCAACAAACCCATACCCTTCTGATTGAGAAGTGAGCTTGTTACGTATAACTTTCACAGAAGAAACCTGctcatcacaaaaaaaaacaagaaacttcagagaaagaacaaaacagaacacatGTATAACTGGATATAAGTTTATTCATGAAAAGTGAAAATCTTATGCAATCATTCTCTTTCATACCAGAAAAGTTTTAACTAAACGTGGCAAGGTACAAGAGTACTTTTTGCCTAACGAAATATGAACTTGTCCTGTCCTTTTCAGGTCAAAGTTGTTCTCCATTACCCTATTTGTTTCTATATCCATTGGATCTAATCTAATCCAACTAactagttttttaaaatagctACTTGGTTTAACAATGaatcaaaacacaagaacATGTCAATGATTTGCAAAAAGGATGAATTTTTAACCATATTTACAAGTAACAATCTAAATCCAAAACAGAGTACCAATGAACAAGATAATACCTCGCCGGTGTGAGAAAAGCAAGAATGGAGATAAGTCTCATCCATCCAATGAAGAAGATCACCAACCCAAAGAGTCTTGACATCATCTCCAGATCCACGGTCAATAGCCTTGTGTTGCTGGTGCTGGTGCTGTTGATAAGACCCGTATTGGTGAAGCTGAGGATGATGCTGCTGATAAGGACCTTGATTATACGGAACATATTGATGAGGATACATCAGCATCTGTTGCTgctgcatcatcatcatcgccgCCGCTGGTGGATATTGCATGGCAGCCATCCactgttgctgttgctgttgctgctgctgccaCTGCTGAGGTGGAGGAGGGGTTTGTTGATTCGGCGGTGTGGCTCCGGAAGTTGCCAACGTCGAATCTGAGCCGTTGGTTGTCTGCATCTTGATCCGATCTGATCTCCGGAAAGGGAAAACAGAGTCTCCGAGTTGTTTTAGATTCAAGAGTTtcgagattcttcttctctatgaATATATTTCGTTCCAACAAGTGTGCGTAAAGAAAGTGAGAGCTCGTTGAGCTCTGGTAATGgcggagagagagatagaggtAGAGAGAGATTTGGTCTTAAAAGGAggcggagagagagagagagaagtgagTTAATGGGTTTAAGGCTGAAACAATGGGTCTTGGGGAAGTGGCCGAAACGTGGGGCCCATTTACGTGCTTAAGCCGTGTTGTTTTTTGAGATCGACGGCTCTGATTCCACCGCATTTAGCCACttacatttaattatttcaccttctagggtttttaaaatataactgactttttaatcattgggtaaaaacaaaaacatatttacgTGATAATATGATTAACCGTTTTGTACTGTCATGAAAGAGTCAGCTGTTCTACAGTAAACTCTAGGCCTATGCAAATTAACCGAGCCGTTTTACTGTTCTAcagtaaattttaaaagtatgtaAATTAACCGAATCGGATGTATCGAACCGGaactaaagtaaaaaaaaaaaaaaattacattaaacCAAAGATtcgaaaaaaaacagaatagATATTTTAGAATCGGTACCAAACCgatataaaatacaattatatatccaaaacaaaagttatttataaactaaataataaaaatatttgagaatatataaaatcataaaaatattcaaaaataaaagaaaaatatccataaaataattgaaatatctaaagtaaaatatttgaatggATACTAAATGATAAAACTTAAAGAActgaaccaaaaccaaaccaaaattttaaattagttgaatgaatactaaattatataacCGAAACGAATGGAACCGATAGTCGTTTGGATAACCGAACGTCAGGACTAgtgaatccaaaaaaaaaaaagaattagataTGGGCCTTATACTCAACACCTGTTTAAAACAGAGGTTTTGAaaaaaccatatttttatATCTCGTTCCACTGCATCTCTATGCAACCATCCTCAAATCTTCTTGTATGCCTAACCGGAATTAGGGTTTGGACTAAGAGAAAGTTCGTGATTTTGGATTTCTTCAACGTTCTTTCTGCAGTTAGGGCAAGTATAGTCTGAATGAAGCCATGTGTCAGTAAAATCAAAGTGAAAGCAATGATTACAACTAGGTAAAACCCTGGCTTTGTCTTCGTCGATGAACTTTGATAGACAAACGACGCATTCGATATTGTCTTTGAAGGCATTAGCGTTGAAAGATACGACAGGAATTGATAAAAGAACGGAAGGGTTGATCCCAGTGGCTTTTATGACATGTAAACTATGACTAGGATGAATCAGATGATCATCGTCACCTTTGTTGCAATAAGCAAGACAACAACGAAATATAGAATAAAACACAGTCAGAATCGCGAAGAATGTGCGAGATCGTACAGCTTCGAGAGCATCTTCGTTCATCTTAAAAACTTTTGCAATATCAATCTCTCAAATTAATAACCTTTTTATAGGTATGTATTAAGGGATTAATATTGAAACCAGATCCTAATTCAGTTCTAATTAATAATCCAAAAATTCGATAGATTAAAGAAAGTATTGGGTCTGAAACAAAGCCCCCAGGGCCCAAAACTAGAGCAACCACAAGTTCGTTCTTTTAAAGATACACTTCCcggttttgtttatcattagTATTTTGGGTTGTAGTTTCTCTCGTTTTCAATGTTTTCCAACATTTCTATTTAATTGTTACTCGAGCTtgtaaattactaattaaacaaaaaaatagaagatgatataataatttaaaaataaatgtggAAACAGAAGCACGTGGCTGTGTCTGCTATGTAAGacatggtaaaaaaaaagcctCAAAGGAGAAATATAATCCCAACGGAACCATGCAATGATGAGATTAACCTTTTTTAATGCGTTACCAAAAAGCTAATCCACGTAAATATATCCTATGTAATCGTTTTTATATAGTATCACtcattgatgatattttgttaCAGTAACACACTTCATTAGGATAAATTACTACTCCGCATAGGCcgctttttggttttatctaATGAAGGCCAAAATGGTTTTAACTAAGTGGACCCTGTGTTTAGTGCCAAAATAGAggaatattccaaaataaaataaaagaatattagtgaaaaaaatagaaaaaatataatatttgtattttgtatgATCGCAGTTTTTAGAGAAGTACAAACCAACTGTATTACTGTGCCGTCATGTCATGTACCTTTCCTCTtttctccaattttttttttaaaacatcaatttttggtttcagatatttttgtaaattgggTACTATATGACATGAAACATTTAAATATAACATAAACTGCAAGTGTAAGAATAAGAATGACatgagacaaacaaaaaataatagttttgagtaagataaaataattgtaataATTAAGCATccaatgttttaaaagaatcCAAACAAGAAGCACCTTTCTATATTCATGCACTTAAAACTCTGCCAAAAccatttttgattttaaaacagaaacataacAAACCAACGAAATCACCGTAATTAGTAGCCAAGATCCGAAATTTCATTATAAAGGtcgtgttttttgttttgttttgtacgAACTAGTAACATAGGTTTTTAAAGAGAAATAGACTAGAGCTGTACAAGTGGAAATGTTAACcacgaaaaacaaaacctatttttcttttgtcttcttcatggATGGTATTTGCTTTTTGATGGCTTAAAGTCGATCCCACTTGTAGCGACCTTCAAGCGGTTCGTCATTGACAATATCGAAGTTGTACCTGTGCCAAAGTGTGTGTGTTCGTTAGGATtctgattctctctctttttaggATATTTGCTAAACTACGCGTCGGTTAATCTTTTTATCATGCGCACGCAGACATTTTTACTCAcattcctctctctctctctctaggTACGGACTCACTCCAATTTTTCCCAAACCCCAAAAAGCAAAGCgcacacaacaacaacaagaacacacgtgagagagatgatgaaattGTAAAAATGGACTCACTTTTCTATGaattgcttcttcttatcGTCTTGACTCTCTAGCTCCGAGAACAAATCCTCAATCTCCGCCGCCGTTGGAGTCTTCCTCACCCCCGGTTGTTTTCTCTTCGTTGCCGATGATGATTCCATTTCTGTTGTCGTTTCTCCCAAACCCTCACTCACTGGACTCGTCTCTTTTCTGCcataaaaaacagagaaaaaatcGCCAAGGAGAATAAAATCGATTGAACGTCTAatttggggggggggggaaacaaaaagattatgaaCCTGAAATTGCTGGTGATGAATGTTGAGGTTTCGGTTTCGGTTTCGATTTGATGATCCTGAAACACAGAAACggaaataaaaaatcaaaacgaAAACTGAGAAAATCGTCTGATTAAATCGATTCAAGTAGAGAGgagttatttgattttgaaaattcacCTCCAGATCTACACCAAACGACGAACTGTTCTTCGCGATTTCTTTCGATTCACTGGTGAAACAACCGGAGCTGATACTCGAGGACTGatcactttcttctccacCGATGGTAACGGAACATTCATCAGACGCTAAAGCCGCCGACGAAGCAacggaagaagatgaaaccgCGAAGACGATGACGTCATGAGAGTCCGGTGATGAATCAGAAGAATCATTAAGCTTCGTTTTCTTCAGTGGTGAGAAGCTTGTGCTTGAAGCTTCTTCTGCAAGCTCTCGCTTTCTCTCgctcatttttttctctcttggaTTTTTGtgtgctctctctctctgcttttttttctttctatttctggTTCGCTTCTTAACAAAGCAGAGGAGATTTTGGTGGGGAAGGAGAGAGAATGAATCATGAGCCGTTGATTATTTCAACGgttgagattttattttccttgGTGAGCGGACGGAGGTTATGGTATATAACGGCGCCGTTACGGAGTTTcgcttttattttcttacacaaACGCCGTTGAGATTCCCAAACGCGTTTTCTCTCCCTTTTTGCCGTTTTTGCCTTTTTGGCTTCCTTTCAAAGCAATTGAAAACGCAATCATTTTCGGTAGTTATGACGTAGTAGCAACGTAACAGTAgtcattattttttcttaaaacgaTTTAAAGTATGAGTAAACCACAACTCTATTTAATTCGATTTGTTTAGGAACAAGTCTTATTTGGTCAGGGTCTATGAGAACCATCGAACAAGTCTTTTCTCGTAATTgggttttatattttatgagAATCAATTAAAAGCTAAAACCAATGATGTGACATATATCGAgggtatatatatgaatggtTGAGGTGTGAATAGAGATTTGTCAAATTAGCTTGATCCCTTCCATTGTACGCGTTTTATCATGGTTTTGAGATGGATATGTTAACATCCAGAACATAGTGTTGAAATCTTTTAATGTTAAAACTATCACGTAATTAAGGTTAATCAaccttttttgaaaaacaattagtTCATAAACTTACTTAGATGGTCAAATATCATAAGCAATTAGACAAACTATTCCTTACAATATTTCAAATGAAGATACTAGCTATAATTACACAACAGAAGATACATGGTTAAccaatttataaaatacttAGAAAAGAATTGTGGTGGTCGGAACAATAAATTAGAGATACCTATAGCAGAAGATACATCGATTAACTACATTCTATAAAATCATCTGtactattatatatgtttgtcgGAACATGTCTAGAAGCGCCTCGTTAATTTACGTTTAAAACAATACTATAATTTTGTTACATAGTCAATTTTGTAAGAACCTACATCTTATAAACCAATTATACAACTTTTTGGTTCGTATCATCACCAAGACCATGAAATCAATGACGAATCAAATAATGCTTGAATCTGGAAAGGGAATAACAGTTTGGGGTTTGCTTAGTAGAAACATCAATTATGTCATATAGAGACTAACTCAGCTTAAGTCTAATTAATCTCTTGTTTATGCTTAGTTGTCTTTTTGAAAGTTTCCATGCATGTGTAAGTTTCTTCCACTGATCAGATACACATCAACAACAGATTTTGTCCTCTATGTCATTTTAATGACATATGTATTATGAAATAATGTACATGTGTTAAAACCATAATATAGCACCATAGAGAATGAGCCATTAAAGCTCAACTAAACTGTCCGTACAGTTAAAACCAATTGTAAACAACTAAACTCAATTCTCGTCTTAAAGAGcccatatatgtatatatatatacaaaatggCCAGAACGGTTTACAAATTTAAGCATAtactataattaaattttagtgTAACTACTTCTTTATTCTTCCAATAAATGGGACcattttcaataaattttagtaataaaaGGAATCATCGAGTAATAATTAAGTGACTGATGCAACAACGAATTCGCTGACCTAGGCATTTATTTAGGAATTATTAAGACAAATCAAGAGGGAAtgatataattcaaaataatttattcagTGACCATTGTAATCCATATGATCATATATAGTCCTGAATAGGGTCGTcctaaacttttaaaaaaattgatagaacttttcaataaaaatttcGCCTATCATTTCAAATCTTTTCTCATTTGtatgaatatataataacactatcaatcaataatcaaatatttttttgttacattgtTGATTAGCTAGttagaaaaatgtaaagatAAGTTGATTTTGTATGTTAAGATAGTTTCTATGTCACTTCCTACTATTAATTTGTATGTTAAGATAATTTTTTACTATGTAGAAAACTCTATGTCaagattaaaataattttgactgccaagaaaattttgattgcAATACTTagatataaaaagaaaaaaagtgattaTAACTAGTACTCGTAACCAAGtatgttttattaaatatcGTTTCACGATCCGAATTCAAATCCGATAAAATACAGgttattagaaagaaaaaaaatgatattctAACGAGATAATAcactaatatttatttaatagatCTTCCATGAAACAAAAGACCGGATTAAACCCTAAGAATCCCTACAATATATCTTACACATACATGACCATAACGAAATTACATGAATCTTGATTCTTGAGAATTCTGTACTGGGTCACCTGATTGccataaaaaaaagtcaatagAGGAGCTGGAGTTTTCTAacagatgaaaaagaaaaagtcaaacaATGTAAAAATACACTTTTTAAggactcatttttttttttttttttttgtcatccacACTTTTTAaaggacttttttttttacagtagACTGTTAGTTGGTGAGCTTTATTTTCAGTTGAGGTCGGGATCTGTGAAACTGTCTCATCTTACATTTTATCTTtacttatatatgtttcttcctctttcatGCCTTTGGcaattcttttaaaacaatccatcttttttttttctttctaatatctgttgttcttgtttttgttacagTTTCTTAGACAAAAGGACCAGTACTGACTAAAGAAGATACACAGCAACTCATCTTATGTCTGTGATCATAAATTCACATTTCTTGTTCATCTGaatctaaaattaaatgaaCCTGGTTCTCTCTGTTGTCACTTATCATATATAACCAAGTTTGAACATGacttttaatattataagcaataaaaagaaagaagaagaagccaaacaGGTCGATCACTCTAGCTACAGTTCGTATTTATGACCAAAGTATATTAAAAGGTGACTGAGCCTATCCATGTGTTTTTCACAACGGCCAAAGTTTATATAACAATCGGAACTAATCTCCTTCTTCGAGCAATTAGTAAGAAACTGCGAAACTACCAACTACTTGGAAATTTGGAATATCACATGAAATTgtataaaagagaaaacaaggtTTAGACTGGGACATGATTTTCCTAAACTGTATAAATCATATCCTAAGTCTAAGTGACCATGATATATAGCTTAAATTAGTAGTTAATTTATGTTGATGTTACCAGTTACCACTATGTTATTTCAAGTCCGGATATTGCATGTTCAAGAGagtatataatttttcaaaacatgaaCACTCCAGCTACATGTTaactataattataattagaaGAAACAGTTAATAGACATTTTTGTAGCTTTGACCTTGATAAatctacaaattaaaattattgacAAAGATACTCAACAAGGTCAACATGTAGCTGCTGGAgtgttagtatatatattttgttaatcaaaaataaaatctctctAGTCTTGTATCCTTAACTGGAAAATATAAATGGCGGGAAAATTGAAACTAAAGGCTTAGAGATGTAATTGGTTTATAGATCGTAGGATTTGAAAATCCTCATTGATCAAATCCGAGGAAAAACcttattatttaaatttatatactttttgatGACGTTAAAACctatatgtatatgatttaAAATCAAAGAGGATATCTAGCAagtatagattttaaaaataaagttttacttcggatttgagttttgtttttctacgTAAAACAATTCCAAATTTATTAAGTTCCAtgcaaaataacaaaagattaTTAAATGAATAATACTAAATTTCAACTTGtataagaataatattatGTAATTAGActctttttgaaatttaatgcGGATTATTACACAAGGGAAAGTGCATGAATCCTGAAAAATGCCTAAAACGTAGAAAAATTCCCAAAAAGTGTCTAATAGTGCAACATATTCTAGAAATTATTATAACacgtgattttgattttaaaaaaacttttaaatccATAATCCAATATAGTCCCTccgtttttcctttttatttgatgttttaggaaaaaatatattcttttgaattAGATGATGTTTGCACAACTATGGACAACTAATTAGTTTTCCAATTGATTTTGACGATTGATATTATGCATAGTATTTTATTATGGACCGAATCATGTTTAAATagataatatatgatatt from Arabidopsis thaliana chromosome 3, partial sequence includes these protein-coding regions:
- the RBP47B gene encoding RNA-binding protein 47B (RNA-binding protein 47B (RBP47B); FUNCTIONS IN: RNA binding; EXPRESSED IN: 23 plant structures; EXPRESSED DURING: 14 growth stages; CONTAINS InterPro DOMAIN/s: RNA recognition motif, RNP-1 (InterPro:IPR000504), Nucleotide-binding, alpha-beta plait (InterPro:IPR012677); BEST Arabidopsis thaliana protein match is: RNA-binding protein 47A (TAIR:AT1G49600.1); Has 37628 Blast hits to 21966 proteins in 866 species: Archae - 14; Bacteria - 2376; Metazoa - 18486; Fungi - 4600; Plants - 6856; Viruses - 8; Other Eukaryotes - 5288 (source: NCBI BLink).), which translates into the protein MQTTNGSDSTLATSGATPPNQQTPPPPQQWQQQQQQQQQWMAAMQYPPAAAMMMMQQQQMLMYPHQYVPYNQGPYQQHHPQLHQYGSYQQHQHQQHKAIDRGSGDDVKTLWVGDLLHWMDETYLHSCFSHTGEVSSVKVIRNKLTSQSEGYGFVEFLSRAAAEEVLQNYSGSVMPNSDQPFRINWASFSTGEKRAVENGPDLSVFVGDLSPDVTDVLLHETFSDRYPSVKSAKVVIDSNTGRSKGYGFVRFGDENERSRALTEMNGAYCSNRQMRVGIATPKRAIANQQQHSSQAVILAGGHGSNGSMGYGSQSDGESTNATIFVGGIDPDVIDEDLRQPFSQFGEVVSVKIPVGKGCGFVQFADRKSAEDAIESLNGTVIGKNTVRLSWGRSPNKQWRGDSGQQWNGGYSRGHGYNNGGGYANHHDSNNYHGEN
- the DNF gene encoding RING/U-box superfamily protein (DAY NEUTRAL FLOWERING (DNF); CONTAINS InterPro DOMAIN/s: Zinc finger, RING-type (InterPro:IPR001841); BEST Arabidopsis thaliana protein match is: Zinc finger, C3HC4 type (RING finger) family protein (TAIR:AT3G14320.1); Has 4985 Blast hits to 4971 proteins in 220 species: Archae - 0; Bacteria - 0; Metazoa - 1264; Fungi - 164; Plants - 3129; Viruses - 3; Other Eukaryotes - 425 (source: NCBI BLink).); translated protein: MNEDALEAVRSRTFFAILTVFYSIFRCCLAYCNKGDDDHLIHPSHSLHVIKATGINPSVLLSIPVVSFNANAFKDNIECVVCLSKFIDEDKARVLPSCNHCFHFDFTDTWLHSDYTCPNCRKNVEEIQNHELSLSPNPNSG
- the KRP6 gene encoding KIP-related protein 6 (KIP-related protein 6 (KRP6); FUNCTIONS IN: cyclin binding, cyclin-dependent protein kinase inhibitor activity; INVOLVED IN: negative regulation of cyclin-dependent protein kinase activity, DNA endoreduplication; LOCATED IN: nucleus; EXPRESSED IN: 8 plant structures; EXPRESSED DURING: D pollen mother cell meiosis stage, C tetrad of megaspores, B meiosis of megaspore mother cell; CONTAINS InterPro DOMAIN/s: Cyclin-dependent kinase inhibitor, plant (InterPro:IPR016701), Cyclin-dependent kinase inhibitor (InterPro:IPR003175); BEST Arabidopsis thaliana protein match is: Cyclin-dependent kinase inhibitor family protein (TAIR:AT1G49620.1); Has 1712 Blast hits to 484 proteins in 111 species: Archae - 0; Bacteria - 136; Metazoa - 266; Fungi - 200; Plants - 207; Viruses - 3; Other Eukaryotes - 900 (source: NCBI BLink).) produces the protein MSERKRELAEEASSTSFSPLKKTKLNDSSDSSPDSHDVIVFAVSSSSVASSAALASDECSVTIGGEESDQSSSISSGCFTSESKEIAKNSSSFGVDLEDHQIETETETSTFITSNFRKETSPVSEGLGETTTEMESSSATKRKQPGVRKTPTAAEIEDLFSELESQDDKKKQFIEKYNFDIVNDEPLEGRYKWDRL
- the KRP6 gene encoding KIP-related protein 6 (KIP-related protein 6 (KRP6); BEST Arabidopsis thaliana protein match is: Cyclin-dependent kinase inhibitor family protein (TAIR:AT1G49620.1); Has 35333 Blast hits to 34131 proteins in 2444 species: Archae - 798; Bacteria - 22429; Metazoa - 974; Fungi - 991; Plants - 531; Viruses - 0; Other Eukaryotes - 9610 (source: NCBI BLink).), translating into MSERKRELAEEASSTSFSPLKKTKLNDSSDSSPDSHDVIVFAVSSSSVASSAALASDECSVTIGGEESDQSSSISSGCFTSESKEIAKNSSSFGVDLEDHQIETETETSTFITSNFRKETSPVSEGLGETTTEMESSSATKRKQPGVRKTPTAAEIEDLFSELESQDDKKKQFIEK
- the KRP6 gene encoding KIP-related protein 6, with translation MSERKRELAEEASSTSFSPLKKTKLNDSSDSSPDSHDVIVFAVSSSSVASSAALASDECSVTIGGEESDQSSSISSGCFTSESKEIAKNSSSFGVDLEDHQIETETETSTFITSNFRFIIFLFPPPPKLDVQSILFSLAIFSLFFMAEKRRVQ